From a single Falco peregrinus isolate bFalPer1 chromosome 10, bFalPer1.pri, whole genome shotgun sequence genomic region:
- the TMEM53 gene encoding transmembrane protein 53 isoform X1: MGVRGLEAAVELAPGEARGSGTERGHADGQPVVILLGWAGCQDKYLAKYSTIYGQKGCTVIRYTAPWRMIFFSETFGIRSLQTPAKRLLELLFDYSVENRPVLFHVFSNGGVMLYRYIIEALHTHKPFKNVKVAGTVFDSAPGRRNLRGGLRALATVLVSTNVLLKYFLLFTFATTAVVLRILLYPLTRFIHESHYDALLKAPSRWPELYLYSQADAIIKASEVKHMADARQQLGVSVKAVDFSDSAHVSHMRAYPTYYSNLCMTFLSDCVGGSPR; this comes from the exons ATGGGGGTCCGCGGGCTGGAGGCGGCGGTGGAGCTGGCGCCGGGGGAGGCCCGCG GAAGCGGTACAGAGAGGGGGCACGCAGATGGTCAGCCTGTGGTGATCCTTTTAGGTTGGGCAGGCTGCCAGGACAAATACCTGGCCAAATACAGCACAATCTACGGTCAGAAG GGGTGTACCGTCATCCGCTACACGGCTCCATGGAGGATGATATTCTTCTCTGAGACCTTTGGCATCAGATCCCTCCAGACCCCAGCCAAGAGACTCCTGGAGCTGCTCTTTGACTACAGTGTAGAAAACAGACCggttctttttcatgtttttagcAATGGTGGTGTCATGCTGTACCGTTACATCATTGAGGCGCTCCACACTCACAAGCCATTTAAGAACGTCAAAGTAGCAGGCACCGTTTTTGATAGTGCCCCTGGCAGAAGAAACTTGAGGGGAGGCCTTCGTGCCTTGGCAACTGTCTTGGTGTCCACAAATGTGCTGCTCAAGTATTTCCTCTTATTCACTTTTGCTACTACAGCTGTTGTACTGCGGATCTTGCTGTACCCATTGACCCGCTTCATCCACGAGAGCCATTACGATGCCCTGCTGAAAGCGCCCTCACGGTGGCCTGAGCTTTACCTCTATTCCCAAGCTGATGCCATCATCAAGGCCAGCGAAGTTAAGCACATGGCTGATGCCCGGCAGCAGCTTGGTGTCTCTGTGAAAGCTGTAGACTTCTCGGATTCAGCTCATGTCAGCCATATGCGAGCATATCCCACCTATTACAGCAACCTCTGTATGACTTTCCTGTCTGACTGTGTTGGGGGCTCACCTCGTTAG
- the TMEM53 gene encoding transmembrane protein 53 isoform X2, giving the protein MIFFSETFGIRSLQTPAKRLLELLFDYSVENRPVLFHVFSNGGVMLYRYIIEALHTHKPFKNVKVAGTVFDSAPGRRNLRGGLRALATVLVSTNVLLKYFLLFTFATTAVVLRILLYPLTRFIHESHYDALLKAPSRWPELYLYSQADAIIKASEVKHMADARQQLGVSVKAVDFSDSAHVSHMRAYPTYYSNLCMTFLSDCVGGSPR; this is encoded by the coding sequence ATGATATTCTTCTCTGAGACCTTTGGCATCAGATCCCTCCAGACCCCAGCCAAGAGACTCCTGGAGCTGCTCTTTGACTACAGTGTAGAAAACAGACCggttctttttcatgtttttagcAATGGTGGTGTCATGCTGTACCGTTACATCATTGAGGCGCTCCACACTCACAAGCCATTTAAGAACGTCAAAGTAGCAGGCACCGTTTTTGATAGTGCCCCTGGCAGAAGAAACTTGAGGGGAGGCCTTCGTGCCTTGGCAACTGTCTTGGTGTCCACAAATGTGCTGCTCAAGTATTTCCTCTTATTCACTTTTGCTACTACAGCTGTTGTACTGCGGATCTTGCTGTACCCATTGACCCGCTTCATCCACGAGAGCCATTACGATGCCCTGCTGAAAGCGCCCTCACGGTGGCCTGAGCTTTACCTCTATTCCCAAGCTGATGCCATCATCAAGGCCAGCGAAGTTAAGCACATGGCTGATGCCCGGCAGCAGCTTGGTGTCTCTGTGAAAGCTGTAGACTTCTCGGATTCAGCTCATGTCAGCCATATGCGAGCATATCCCACCTATTACAGCAACCTCTGTATGACTTTCCTGTCTGACTGTGTTGGGGGCTCACCTCGTTAG